A window of Petrotoga sp. 9PW.55.5.1 genomic DNA:
TATGGATAAAGTTATTTCAAAAAACAAAATACCAATTAGGTTAACAAATGAGAGATGGGTTCATATTACAGAAGAACATTCAGAAATGGCTGGATACTATTTCGAAATACTTGAAACAATTGAAAATCCCGAAGTAATTTATAGAGGTAGGGAAGGAGAGTTTATAGCTGTAAAAGAAATTGAGAAAAGTAAATATATCGTAGTTA
This region includes:
- a CDS encoding PBECR2 nuclease fold domain-containing protein — protein: MDKVISKNKIPIRLTNERWVHITEEHSEMAGYYFEILETIENPEVIYRGREGEFIAVKEIEKSKYIVVIYKETSKEDGFVITSFLTRRKNQLERRPKIWEK